Genomic segment of Acinetobacter larvae:
TAAATATACCGGGTGGCTCAGTGACGGTTATTATTGGTCCATCTGGCTCAGGTAAAACGACACTATTACGTACCATTAATCATCTAGAAAAAGTTGATAATGGTTTTATTCAAATTGATGGTGAGTTTATTGGCTATAAAAATAAGGGCAATAAACTCTATGAGCTGGCAGAAAAAGATTTATTGAAACAGCGTGAGTCGGTAGGTTATGTTTTTCAAAACTTTAATTTATTTCCACATTTAACCGTGTTGCAAAATATTATTGAAGCCCCTATTGCGCGTAAACTATTGTCTAAGGCAGATGCCATTCATAAGGCGAAGCAATTACTAGAGATTGTTGGTTTAAGTGACAAGATAAATGCATGGCCAAAACAGTTATCTGGAGGTCAGCAACAGCGAGTCGCGATTGCACGTGCATTGGCATTAGACCCCAAAGTTATTTTATTTGATGAGCCGACTTCTGCTTTAGATCCAGAGCTGGTGGGTGATGTACTTAACGTGATTCGTGATTTAGCGCGGTTAGGCAAAACCTTAGTGATCGTAACACATGAAATTGCTTTTGCACGTGAAGTTGCTGATTATATTGTTTTTATGGATCAAGGGCGAGTCATTGAACAAGGCTATACTCGGCAGATCTTAGAACAAGCCGAGCAGCAACGCACGCGTGATTTTTTATCGCGGGTATTATAATAAGCATGCGCGCAAGCACTATTATCTGGCGTTTTGGGGTGTATATTGCTTTACCATGTGTCATGAAATTTTGATCACATGGTATTTATTTTTGCTTATTGTATTATTATAAATTCTGATTTTATTTGATTATATCGTGCAAAGATTAGCATGTAATCGAATGACCTTGTAATGAAATGCTATAAGCCAAAAGCGTAAGCTGCACTGATTTATATCTATAATAAATGACAATAACAAATCAGGTGAAGATAATGAACCAACCTATTTATCTCGATTATGCAGCAACAACGCCAATATTAACGGAAGTCTCTACAGAAATGATTCGATGTTTACACATCGATGGAGATTTTGCCAATCCAGCTTCGCGTTCACACCAATATGGTTTAGTTGCAGAACAACGCGTAGAACAGGCCAGAGCCGATGTCGCCGCTTTAGTACATGCTCAGCCCGCAGAAATTATTTGGACTTCAGGTGCTACAGAAGCTACGAATTTAGCTTTAAAAGGCATTTTAGATGCATATAAAAATCAACATAAACATATTATTACCAGTCAGATAGAGCATAAGTCGGTACTCGATACCTGCGCATTACTCGAAAGACAAGGCTTTGCCGTAACCTATTTAGCCCCAGCAGCCAATACCGGTCTAATTGATGTGCAGCAAGTGGCTGCGGCAATACAGCCGAATACCGTGTTGATTTCTTTAATGATGGTCAATAATGAGCTTGGTACCGTGACCGATATCCAAGCCATTGGTGCCTTGGCCAAGCAACACGATATTCTCTTGCATGTCGATGCTGCACAGGCAGTAGGTAAACGTTGGGTCGACGTAGAAGCGATGCAGATTGATTTAATGAGCTTATCGGCACATAAAATCTATGGGCCCAAAGGCATTGGTGCTTTGTATGTGCGACAGGCTGTGCAAGCACGCTTACAGGCTCAAGTCCATGGCGGTGGGCATGAGCGTGGTTTGCGCTCAGGTACATTGGCGACCCATCAAATTGTGGGGATGGGAAGTGCCTATCGTCTTGCTGCTGGACGTATTGAAGCAGAGCAACAACGTCTCGCTCAGATTCGCCGTTATCTTATACAAGAATTACAAGCATTAACACCAGTATTGCTGAATGGTGCTGCTGAGCCATATCAGGTTGCCAATTATCTCAATATGAGTTTTTATGGACCGCATGCGGCATGGTGGGTTGAGCAAATTAAGAATTTAGCAGCAGTTTCAAGCAGTTCAGCTTGCAATTCAAAGCAAATGACGCCTTCTTATGTGCTATTGGCCTTAGGGCGTTCTACGGAGTTGGCAAAGCAATCGATTCGTTTTAGTTTTGGGCATTATAGCCGTCTAGAAGATATCCAAGCCTTGCTCCAGCACTTAAAACAGCAATGGCACGCTTATCGCCCCCTTTCATTTTCAGCGTAGCGCGTTGGCTGAGTTTTTAGCCTAAAGCAAATTCTGAAGCCAAACCCAGTGTAAACAGTACCCCATCATGAATACAATGCGACCGCACAGACAAAAAAATACCCTATGCTTCAGATAGGGTATTTTGACCGAATAGGTGCCGATATGACAGCGCGGTACGGTAGAGAATATTGAGGTGTGTCAGCATTCCATTAGAGAGGAATGATGTTCACAGCATTTGGACCTTTAGGGCCTTGACTTACGCTGAATTCAACAGCTTGGCCTTCAGCCAAAGTTTTGAAACCAGAACCTTTGATTTCGCTGAAGTGAGCGAATACATCTGGACCAGATTCTTGTTGAATAAAACCAAAACCTTTGGTTTCGTTAAACCATTTTACGGTGCCTTTAACTGTATCAGACATAATATATCCTAACGTTGATCTTGAAAAAAAATGATGAAAAGTTAACTTGGAAAATAAAGAATGTAACTTAAAATCTGATAAAACGAAGGATTATGACTAAAACTACGAAATGTGGTGATCTTGAAGGGTACAAAAACTTTTTTTCTCGTTGCCCATAAGCATACAGCAAAAATCTATAGAAAAACAATCATTGCTTTGAATTTTCGCAACATTTAATTGAGATAGGTATTTTAGCATTATGCTTTATGCGTAAGGCGCAGTTGAAATCATTGAAACAAGAGCATTTATTGAGTTTCTAATTCTAACTCTAATGCCAAATACCAACTACCAAGCTGTACTGTTTAAAGCGTTAAAGCGTTAAAGCGATTGCTTTATTAGCGTTCAAATTCAAAAAATGTCGTCTTTGAGCTTTGAGGATATACGTTATAGTTCCTTTCATGCTCTTGCAGTAATTTAATATATTGCTGTTTATATTCCTTTTGTGAGATTGCACCTCTCTCTCGTTGTTGTATTAGCGCATCGAAATTCTGTTTGATCATTTCAGCACGATAAGCATTATTTTTATTATGGGTTAGATAATACTGTTGGCGTTCATAATCACTCATATTGACTGTATTTTGATAATCATGGTCGATATTGGCATTGAGGTTGGGTTGCTGTTGATACTGTTTAGATAGCTCAAAAAAATCTACTTTTTCTGGGGTTTTAGGTTTGTGATTCGCTGCTTCAAAAGCATCTGCTTTTTCTGCATTTTTGGGTTTTGCGGACTGTTTAAAAGGATCTAAACGATCGAATTGTTGCGTGGGATGGGTATTAAAAACATTTTTATTTTCTAGAGATTTAGTCAATGCTGCCATGCTGGCAGGATCAATTTGAGCAAAGGCGGGAGAGAAATAAGGAGTTGCGGTTATGAGAAGAACAATTGATTTGAATTTATTCATAAATACTCTTCAATAGAATGAGATTGTCAATTAAGTCTAAATGATTGCGCT
This window contains:
- a CDS encoding amino acid ABC transporter ATP-binding protein is translated as MNLNHASHVSTAARGNIIINQVYKKYGAHLALQDISLNIPGGSVTVIIGPSGSGKTTLLRTINHLEKVDNGFIQIDGEFIGYKNKGNKLYELAEKDLLKQRESVGYVFQNFNLFPHLTVLQNIIEAPIARKLLSKADAIHKAKQLLEIVGLSDKINAWPKQLSGGQQQRVAIARALALDPKVILFDEPTSALDPELVGDVLNVIRDLARLGKTLVIVTHEIAFAREVADYIVFMDQGRVIEQGYTRQILEQAEQQRTRDFLSRVL
- a CDS encoding cysteine desulfurase family protein; amino-acid sequence: MNQPIYLDYAATTPILTEVSTEMIRCLHIDGDFANPASRSHQYGLVAEQRVEQARADVAALVHAQPAEIIWTSGATEATNLALKGILDAYKNQHKHIITSQIEHKSVLDTCALLERQGFAVTYLAPAANTGLIDVQQVAAAIQPNTVLISLMMVNNELGTVTDIQAIGALAKQHDILLHVDAAQAVGKRWVDVEAMQIDLMSLSAHKIYGPKGIGALYVRQAVQARLQAQVHGGGHERGLRSGTLATHQIVGMGSAYRLAAGRIEAEQQRLAQIRRYLIQELQALTPVLLNGAAEPYQVANYLNMSFYGPHAAWWVEQIKNLAAVSSSSACNSKQMTPSYVLLALGRSTELAKQSIRFSFGHYSRLEDIQALLQHLKQQWHAYRPLSFSA
- a CDS encoding cold-shock protein; its protein translation is MSDTVKGTVKWFNETKGFGFIQQESGPDVFAHFSEIKGSGFKTLAEGQAVEFSVSQGPKGPNAVNIIPL